The genome window cctgtgtgaactgtCTGATGCTTCACAAGGACTGacttctgagcaaagcattttccacactgctggcatgtgtatggcttctctcctgtgtggactgtcTGGTGACTCAcaaggtttgacttctgagcaaaacctttcccacactgctggcatgtgtatggtttatctcctgtgtggactctctggtgcctcacaaaggtTGACTTCCTAGCAAAATccttcccacactgctggcatgtgtatggtttcttttctgtgtggactctctgatgattcACAAGGGCGGACTTCctagcaaaacctttcccacaaagctgacatgtgtatggtttctctcctgtgtggactatCTTATGCTTCACAAGGGCTAATGTCCCAgcaaaaccttttccacattgctgacatttgtatggtttctctcctgtatggactctatGGTGCCTCACAAAGTCTGACTGGaaagcaaaacctttcccacactgctggcatgtgtatggtttctctccggCGTGGATGCTCTGATGCCTCACAAGGGCTGACTGGTAAGCAAAACCTTtctcacactgctggcatgtatatggcttctctcctgtgtgcattCTCTT of Sceloporus undulatus isolate JIND9_A2432 ecotype Alabama unplaced genomic scaffold, SceUnd_v1.1 scaffold_11231, whole genome shotgun sequence contains these proteins:
- the LOC121918433 gene encoding zinc finger protein 271-like, translating into EKPYTCQQCGKGFAQKSALVTHQRVHTEKKLYTCQQCGKIFARKSAFVNHQRVHREKKPCTCPQCGKGFSQESHLMSHQRVHTREKPYTCQQCGKGFVHKSHFVRHHRVHTGEKPYTCQQCGKSFAHKSHLVRHQRVHTGEKPYTCQQCGKGFAETSVLVNHKRMHTGEKPYTCQQCEKGFAYQSALVRHQSIHAGEKPYTCQQCGKGFAFQSDFVRHHRVHTGEKPYKCQQCGKGFAGTLALVKHKIVHTGEKPYTCQLCGKGFARKSALVNHQRVHTEKKPYTCQQCGKDFARKSTFVRHQRVHTGDKPYTCQQCGKGFAQKSNLVSHQTVHTGEKPYTCQQCGKCFAQKSVLVKHQTVHTGEKPYGGEELQVMV